A genomic segment from Cervus elaphus chromosome 14, mCerEla1.1, whole genome shotgun sequence encodes:
- the LOC122707964 gene encoding PRAME family member 8-like isoform X2, with amino-acid sequence MAMVQAWPFGRLPLGGLMKRPHQETLEAVLDGLDVLLAQEVHSRKSKLRVLDLRNTGQDFWNMWSGDKYHVSSSSLMASMAKDMSGTKHPLAPLEVYVDLCLKEKTWGKFITYLFRWVEQRKGSIHLCCKKMKIISRSKETIKKVFRIVKLDCIQEVELNFTQKLSTLAKFASLLGKMSNVQRLLLSPIHGSAVEEQDQQALLRFTSQILRLQHLRYLRMEGPSFLEGHLNQMLRCLKIPLYNISITNCQLTESDLTHLSQCPEICQLKGLNLSGVTLTNFRPKLIQGLLEKVADTVEELNLNLCGIMDSLLTALLPALSCCSQLRVLSMCGNLISMAVLESLLRHTHGLSALRLEFYPAPRESYSSLGFLHQERLAQLKAELWEILTDLGRPRKIWISPRPCPHCGEDMCDHLNPNT; translated from the exons ATGGCCATGGTACAAGCCTGGCCCTTTGGCCGCCTGCCTCTAGGGGGTCTGATGAAGAGGCCTCACCAAGAAACCTTAGAAGCAGTGCTGGATGGACTTGATGTCCTGCTGGCCCAGGAGGTTCACTCCAG GAAGAGCAAATTGCGGGTGCTGGACTTGAGAAATACTGGCCAGGACTTCTGGAACATGTGGTCTGGAGACAAGTACCATGTGTCCTCAAGTTCACTGATGGCATCAATGGCTAAGGACATGTCAGGGACAAAGCACCCTTTGGCTCCCTTGGAGGTGTATGTAGATCTTTGTCTCAAGGAAAAGACCTGGGGCAAATTTATCACCTACCTCTTCAGGTGGGTGGAGCAGCGGAAGGGGTCCATACACTTGTGCTGTAAGAAGATGAAGATTATTTCAAGGTCCAAGGAAACTATTAAGAAAGTTTTCCGAATAGTGAAGCTGGATTGTATCCAGGAGGTGGAATTGAATTTCACCCAGAAGCTGTCCACCTTGGCCAAGTTTGCTTCTCTCCTGGGCAAGATGAGCAATGTTCAGAGGCTCCTTCTATCCCCGATTCATGGGTCTGCTGTTGAGGAACAGGACCAGCAGGCTCTTCTGCGATTTACCTCTCAGATCCTCAGGCTGCAGCACCTCCGCTATCTCCGTATGGAAGGTCCGTCTTTCCTCGAAGGCCACCTGAACCAGATGCTCAG atGCCTGAAGATCCCCTTGTATAACATCTCAATAACCAACTGCCAACTTACAGAATCAGACTTGACCCATCTGTCCCAGTGTCCAGAAATCTGTCAGCTAAAGGGCCTGAATCTGAGTGGTGTTACCCTGACCAACTTTCGTCCCAAGCTCATCCAAGGTCTGCTGGAGAAAGTTGCAGACACTGTTGAAGAGCTGAACTTAAACCTGTGTGGGATCATGGACTCCCTCCTCACAGCCCTTCTGCCTGCCCTGAGCTGCTGCTCCCAGCTCAGGGTCCTCAGCATGTGTGGAAACCTCATCTCCATGGCCGTTCTGGAGAGTCTCCTGCGTCATACTCATGGGTTGTCTGCTTTACGTCTAGAGTTTTATCCTGCCCCTCGGGAGAGTTACAGCTCTCTGGGTTTTCTTCACCAGGAGAGACTTGCCCAGCTAAAAGCTGAGCTTTGGGAGATTCTTACAGACTTAGGACGTCCCAGGAAGATTTGGATTAGCCCCAGACCCTGTCCTCACTGTGGTGAGGACATGTGTGATCATCTGAATCCCAACACATGA
- the LOC122707964 gene encoding PRAME family member 8-like isoform X1 has protein sequence MSAHNPPRLVNLAAMSLLRDEALAIYSLEYLPMELYPPLFVAAFSLRRSETLMAMVQAWPFGRLPLGGLMKRPHQETLEAVLDGLDVLLAQEVHSRKSKLRVLDLRNTGQDFWNMWSGDKYHVSSSSLMASMAKDMSGTKHPLAPLEVYVDLCLKEKTWGKFITYLFRWVEQRKGSIHLCCKKMKIISRSKETIKKVFRIVKLDCIQEVELNFTQKLSTLAKFASLLGKMSNVQRLLLSPIHGSAVEEQDQQALLRFTSQILRLQHLRYLRMEGPSFLEGHLNQMLRCLKIPLYNISITNCQLTESDLTHLSQCPEICQLKGLNLSGVTLTNFRPKLIQGLLEKVADTVEELNLNLCGIMDSLLTALLPALSCCSQLRVLSMCGNLISMAVLESLLRHTHGLSALRLEFYPAPRESYSSLGFLHQERLAQLKAELWEILTDLGRPRKIWISPRPCPHCGEDMCDHLNPNT, from the exons ATGAGTGCTCACAACCCACCCAGACTTGTGAACTTGGCAGCAATGAGCCTGTTGAGAGATGAGGCCTTGGCCATCTACTCTTTGGAGTATCTGCCCATGGAGCTGTATCCACCACTATTCGTGGCCGCCTTCTCTCTCAGACGCAGTGAGACCCTGATGGCCATGGTACAAGCCTGGCCCTTTGGCCGCCTGCCTCTAGGGGGTCTGATGAAGAGGCCTCACCAAGAAACCTTAGAAGCAGTGCTGGATGGACTTGATGTCCTGCTGGCCCAGGAGGTTCACTCCAG GAAGAGCAAATTGCGGGTGCTGGACTTGAGAAATACTGGCCAGGACTTCTGGAACATGTGGTCTGGAGACAAGTACCATGTGTCCTCAAGTTCACTGATGGCATCAATGGCTAAGGACATGTCAGGGACAAAGCACCCTTTGGCTCCCTTGGAGGTGTATGTAGATCTTTGTCTCAAGGAAAAGACCTGGGGCAAATTTATCACCTACCTCTTCAGGTGGGTGGAGCAGCGGAAGGGGTCCATACACTTGTGCTGTAAGAAGATGAAGATTATTTCAAGGTCCAAGGAAACTATTAAGAAAGTTTTCCGAATAGTGAAGCTGGATTGTATCCAGGAGGTGGAATTGAATTTCACCCAGAAGCTGTCCACCTTGGCCAAGTTTGCTTCTCTCCTGGGCAAGATGAGCAATGTTCAGAGGCTCCTTCTATCCCCGATTCATGGGTCTGCTGTTGAGGAACAGGACCAGCAGGCTCTTCTGCGATTTACCTCTCAGATCCTCAGGCTGCAGCACCTCCGCTATCTCCGTATGGAAGGTCCGTCTTTCCTCGAAGGCCACCTGAACCAGATGCTCAG atGCCTGAAGATCCCCTTGTATAACATCTCAATAACCAACTGCCAACTTACAGAATCAGACTTGACCCATCTGTCCCAGTGTCCAGAAATCTGTCAGCTAAAGGGCCTGAATCTGAGTGGTGTTACCCTGACCAACTTTCGTCCCAAGCTCATCCAAGGTCTGCTGGAGAAAGTTGCAGACACTGTTGAAGAGCTGAACTTAAACCTGTGTGGGATCATGGACTCCCTCCTCACAGCCCTTCTGCCTGCCCTGAGCTGCTGCTCCCAGCTCAGGGTCCTCAGCATGTGTGGAAACCTCATCTCCATGGCCGTTCTGGAGAGTCTCCTGCGTCATACTCATGGGTTGTCTGCTTTACGTCTAGAGTTTTATCCTGCCCCTCGGGAGAGTTACAGCTCTCTGGGTTTTCTTCACCAGGAGAGACTTGCCCAGCTAAAAGCTGAGCTTTGGGAGATTCTTACAGACTTAGGACGTCCCAGGAAGATTTGGATTAGCCCCAGACCCTGTCCTCACTGTGGTGAGGACATGTGTGATCATCTGAATCCCAACACATGA